The DNA sequence CATGACGGCGAGCTCGTCGAAGAACTCCCGGCCGATGCCGCCCTCGTACGCGCCGGGCTGCGGGCCGTGCGCGATGCCGCCCGGGTGCAGCGAGATCGAGCCCTGCCCGATGCCGGAGCCCCTGCGCGCCTCGTAGTCGCCGCCGCAGTAGAACATCACCTCGTCGGAGTCGACGTTCGAGTGGTAGTAGGGCACCGGGATCGCGAGCGGGTGGTAGTCCACCTTGCGCGGGACGAAGTTGCAGATGACGAAGTTGTCGCCCTCGAACACCTGGTGGACCGGCGGCGGCTGGTGCACCCGGCCGGTGATCGGCTCGAAGTCGGCGATGTTGAAGGTGCACGGGTAGAGGCAGCCGTCCCAGCCGACCACGTCGAACGGGTGCCGGGCGTACCGGTAGCGGGTGCCCGCCACCCCGCCGGGGCCGTCGCCGCGGTGCTTCACCAGCACCTCCACGTCCTCGCCCTCGGCGAGCAGCGGCTCGGCCGGGGCGTGCAGGTCGCGCTCGCAGTACGGCGCGTGCTCGAGGAACTGGCCGTACCGGGACAGGTAGCGCCGGGGCGGGCGGATGTGGCCGTTCGCCTCGATGATGTAGGTGCGCAGCGGGAGCTCGCCGGTCGGGATCCAGCGGTGCGTGGTGGCCCGCGGGATGATCACGTAGTCGCCCTGCCGGGCGTTCAGCGCCCCGAACACGGTCTCCACCACGGCCGTGCCGGCCTCCACGTAGACGCACTCGTCGCCGATCGCGTTGCGGTACAGCGGCGAGGTGGCGCCCGAGACCGCGTACGCGATGCGCACGTCGGCGTTGCCGAGCAGCACCCGGCGGCCGGTCACCGGGTCGGCGTCCGCCCACTGCTTGCCGGGGAACAGCTCGTGCGTCCGCAGGTGGCGGGGGAGCAGGGGACGGTTCGGGGTGAGCGTGGCGTCCGGCGGCTCCCACGGGGCGGCGTCGACGATCGCCGAGGGGATGTGGCGGTGGTAGAGCAGCGAGGAGTCCGACGAGAACCCCTCCTCGCCCATGAGCTCCTCGTAGTACAGCCCGCCCTCGGGCGTCCGGAACTGGGTGTGGCGCTTGGGCGGAACCTCCCCGACCCGCCGGTAGTACGGCATCTCGCCTCCTTGCGCCGCCGGGGCGTCGGCCGTTGCCTCCCGGCGGGCGGGTCACGCCCTGCCGCGGGCCTCGCCGCCCCGTTGCGGCCTTAGTCCGTCCCGCACTCTTTCTCGGTCCTTCCCGCCGTCGTCTCCTCCGGAACCCGGGTCGTCGGGGTCCGGGAACGCGGCAGGCGGCCGTATCGTACGGCGATTTGCCTGATTTGCGAATACTTGCGTTGCGCGGCCCGCGTGCCGGCCGCCCGGAAACGCCGCCCGGCCGGTGCGCGGCGCCGTACCGGGGCGGCGGCATGGGTGCGGCCATCGCCCGCTTTTTGCGGGAGAGGCGGCCGGAGGGACGAGTCCGCAAACCGGCCCGTTCCGCACCGTCAACGCAGCGAAGATCGATTCGCGCGTGGTGTGCCGGCGGGTAAATACCTCGCCGTGATTGGCCGGATTTGCGGGGCAGGCCGCGGCCGTGCGCCGTACGCCCGTGGTGCGATACGGCGTGACCACCCGTGCCGGACGGCCGCCGACCGGCCCGGCTCCGGCGCGGGACGCACAGGCAGATGGACCGACCGCCGGACGGCGCCCCGGTTCCGCGCCCGCGGCAAGTGTCGCCTCGGGCGCGCCGCGGCCGGGCACCGGCGCCGGAGCCGCGCGCCGGGGCACGCCCGGGCCGAGCACTCCCCCCGGTGAGTCGCCGCGATCCCGGAGGAACCACTGTGACGACAACCCAGGGGCCCATCGACGTCGTCCTCGTCGGCTCGAGCCCGTGGTCCGCGGAGCTCTCCGACGACGACCTCAACCTGCGTACGGCACACGCGCTCGCCGAGCGGCTCGGCGGGCGGTTCGACGT is a window from the Thermopolyspora flexuosa genome containing:
- a CDS encoding homogentisate 1,2-dioxygenase, producing the protein MPYYRRVGEVPPKRHTQFRTPEGGLYYEELMGEEGFSSDSSLLYHRHIPSAIVDAAPWEPPDATLTPNRPLLPRHLRTHELFPGKQWADADPVTGRRVLLGNADVRIAYAVSGATSPLYRNAIGDECVYVEAGTAVVETVFGALNARQGDYVIIPRATTHRWIPTGELPLRTYIIEANGHIRPPRRYLSRYGQFLEHAPYCERDLHAPAEPLLAEGEDVEVLVKHRGDGPGGVAGTRYRYARHPFDVVGWDGCLYPCTFNIADFEPITGRVHQPPPVHQVFEGDNFVICNFVPRKVDYHPLAIPVPYYHSNVDSDEVMFYCGGDYEARRGSGIGQGSISLHPGGIAHGPQPGAYEGGIGREFFDELAVMVDTFRPLELGEGALACEDPGYAWTWSGRRTR